The genomic stretch AgttttttttcttgaaattttaTTCCTACTTTtaaatcaatatatattttttaatgattattttacaaatatatttagaacattacaaaaaaattctttgaaagaaagaagaatttaaaatttaatttttaagtcaaaattttcattacttttattattattttttaaaattttaaaaattcatatttaattctttttattttaaaaaattctaaattttgataaataaatattttataatattctaaacatttatggaaaaaaattattcaaaaatttaaaagttaaaaagtaattaatcaatttttaaaatttaaaaaaataaagaaactaaaactgcatgcataaaaattttgtaaaaattaaaatatgttatttttttaatagaaactaaaaataaattttgaaatatttataaggataaaaaacatatttaatccttAATATAATAGGTTGCTAAAATATTTAAGAATTTTTAAAGCACACACAATAAAAAATTgcagaagagaaaataaaaatgcatatAAAAAAATAGATATGGTATTTGGTTAAATGGCATCTCTCACTTTACAAACCAATCTACATTGTAGGAATGAGTTAGTAGAACTTTAATTCTAATAAATAAAGCTGTGTGGTTATGTAAAACAGCTAATTAATCATGGAGTTAGCATGATATTAGTAGAAGATATGAAGATAGGTGCTGAAAAATTGTTCAATCTTTCAATGGAAGAGAAGAGTAAGCTTTGGCAGAAACCAGGAGATATGGAAGGGTTTGGTAAAATGATTGAAGTGCCTAAAGATGAGCCATCAGATTGGGTAGATGAGTTCTACATTTTCACACTTCCTTCCCAATTAAGGAAACCTCACTTATTCCCTAATTTACCCAATCCATTCAGGTACTCTTCTATCTTCTTTTCCTTAATTCTCTTAATTGATTGCAATGATGTTGGTTTGAACCTGCGACACTCCGTTAGTTTGAATCCGCAACACTTCACTTATTCATCATTTTATTGCAGGGAAAATTTAGAGGCTTATTGTAGAAAGATTAGAGAGCTTTCCATCAACATTATGGTTCTTATGGGAAAATCTCTTGGCATAGAATCAGATGATATTGAAGAGTCACTAGGAGAAGGTGGCCAATCCATTAAGTTAAACTACTATCCTCCTTGTCCTCAACCAGACAATGTCTTTGGCCTTAAGGCTCATACTGATGGATGTGCCCTTACAATTCTTTTCCAAAACAATGATGTTGAAGGACTCCAAATAAACAAAGATGGAACATGGATCAGTGTTAAGCCACTCCCAAATGCTTTCATTGTTAGTCTTGGAGATGTTATGGAGGTAATTCATTTCATCTTTTATACAAGTTCATTTTTTTGTCTATAAACGAAGTGATAATAACCACTAGAAACTCACACAGACAATCAAGGTTCGAACCTTAGTGATAGCGTTCAACCTAATAATATCGGTTTCTGTCAGTTGAGCTggtaatatattttatacaaattcATTGTTGTGGAATATATttgaatgtgaattttttttatataggtAATGACAAATGGTATATATAAGAGCACAAGACATAGAGCTATAGTAAACTCAGAAAAAGAGAGACTATCTATAGCTACATTTTATGGTCCAGAATGGAGTGGAAATATAGGTCCATTATCATGTCTTGTAACTCAAGAAACTccaccattgttcaaaacaattGGTGTAGCTGATTTCTACAAGGGATATCTTTCACCTGAGCATCATGGGAAATCATATATAAATGATGTTTTGAGGATTCAAAATGAATACATCAAAGACTAGCTCTTTAAGTTGAATCTGTTTGTGAtcaggggcggagccaaggcccagctagcccgggcaggtgcccgggctcaacccctattttctttgtactctccCCAATTTagtagt from Vicia villosa cultivar HV-30 ecotype Madison, WI linkage group LG4, Vvil1.0, whole genome shotgun sequence encodes the following:
- the LOC131600069 gene encoding oxoglutarate-dependent flavonoid 7-O-demethylase 1-like, translating into MKELNSVPERDGDYTDSLQQLPIIDLGKLLSQDMKGAELEKLGFACKEWGFFQLINHGVSMILVEDMKIGAEKLFNLSMEEKSKLWQKPGDMEGFGKMIEVPKDEPSDWVDEFYIFTLPSQLRKPHLFPNLPNPFRENLEAYCRKIRELSINIMVLMGKSLGIESDDIEESLGEGGQSIKLNYYPPCPQPDNVFGLKAHTDGCALTILFQNNDVEGLQINKDGTWISVKPLPNAFIVSLGDVMEVMTNGIYKSTRHRAIVNSEKERLSIATFYGPEWSGNIGPLSCLVTQETPPLFKTIGVADFYKGYLSPEHHGKSYINDVLRIQNEYIKD